The segment GCCCCATCAGCGGGAAGAGCATGCCCGATACGAACTGGGACTTCCATCCCGCCTCGTAGAGCCGCTGGTTGATCCCGTCGAAGGTCGCCACCGCCTCCGCCTGCCGGCCGTAGGCTTTCACCACGGGATGGCCGGTGAAGACCTCCTCCACGTGGCCGTTCAGCTCGCCCAGGCTCTTCTGAAACGCAGCAAAGAACTTCTGTGAGCGCCTGGCCGCCCCGACGGTGACGACCGCCGAGAGCGGCAGGGTGACGAGGGTGACGAGGGTGAGCAGCGGGCTGATGGAGAGCATCATCACCACCACACCGATCAGGGTCACGATGGCGGTGATCAGCTGCGTCAGGCTCTGCTGCAGGGTCGATGCGATGGTGTCGATGTCGTTGGTGACCCGGCTCAGCACCTCGCCGTGGGTGCGGGAGTCGAAGAACTTCAGCGGCAGGCGTGCCAGCTTGTCGTTCACCCGGTTGCGCAGGTCGTAGACCGTCTTCTGGGCGATCCCGGCCATGATGTACTGCTGGGCGTAGCCGAAGGCCGCGCTGATGAGGTAGAGCACGATCAGCAGGACCAGGATGCGCCCGATGTAGGCGAAGTCGACCCCCGCACCGGGCAGCCCCAGGTACTTGGCCATCAGCCCCTCGAAAAGCTTCGTGGTGGCCTTGCCCATGATCTTGGGGCTGATGATGCTGAAGACGGTGCTGAGCACCGCCAGCAGGAGGACGACCCCCAGCTGCCAGGCGCGCGGGCGCAGGTACGCGAGCAGCCGCCGCAGGGTCCCCCTGAAGTCCCGGGCCTTCTCGCCGGGCATCGCCATCGGCGGGCCGAAGTGGTGCGGACCGCCCGGGCGGCCTCTGTGCTGTGCGCTCATGCCAGTTCCTCCTCCGTCAGCTGCGAGAGCACGATTTCGCGGTAGACATCGCAGTTCCGGAGCAGCTCCCGGTGGGTGCCGATGCCCGCGATGCGGCCCTCGTCCAGCACGATGATCTGGTCCGCGTCCATCACGGTGCTGACGCGCTGAGCCACCATGATGACCGTGGCCTGGCTGGTCTCGCGCCGCAGCGCGGCCCGCAGCCGGGCGTCCGTCTTGAAGTCCAGGGCCGAGAAGTTGTCGTCGAAGAGGTAGATCTGGGGCCTGCGCACCAGCGCCCGGGCGATGGTGAGCCGCTGCTTCTGCCCGCCCGAGACGTTGGTGCCGCCCTGGGCGATCTCGGCGTTGTAGCCCCCGGCCAGCTCGGCGATGAAGCCGCTGGCCTGGGCGACCTCCGCGGCGTGCGCCACCTCCTCCGGCGTGGCATCGCGCTTGCCGTAGCGGATGTTCTCGGCGACCGTACCCGTGAAGAGCAGGGCCTTCTGCGGCACGTAGCCGATGCGCGCCCGCAGGTCCGCCTGCGCCCACTCCCGCACGTCGACGCCGTCCACCAGCACGGCGCCCTCCTGCACGTCGTAGAAGCGCAGGATCAGGTTGACCAGGGTGGTCTTGCCGGCGCCGGTGCCGCCGATGATGGCCGTCACCTCGCCGGGCCGGGCGGTGAAGCTGATCCCCTCGAGCGCAGGCCGCTCCGCGCCGGGGTAGCGGAAGGTCACATCCCGGAACTCCACCTGGCCCTGCGGCCCGCGCGCCGGCCGCGGCGCCGGCGGGTCCTGCACGCCGGGCTCCACCGCAAGCACCTCGTTGATGCGCACGGCCGAGGCCGAGGCGCGGGGCACCATGACGAACATCATGGAGACCATGACCAGCGAGAACATGATCTGCATCACGTACTGGATGAAGGCCATCAGGTCGCCCACCTGCATCTGCCCCGCGTCGATGCGGAGGCCGCCGAACCAGATGATCGCGATGGTCGTGAGGTTCAGCAGCAGCATCATCGACGGCATCATCGCCCCCATCAGCCGGTTGACCTGGATGGCCGTGTCGGTCAGGTCGCGGTTGGCCTCCTGGAAGCGCACCGTCTCCGAATCGGTCCGGTTGAAGGCGCGGATCACGCGGATGCCGGTCAGCCCCTCCCGGACCACCCGGTTCAGCCGGTCGATCTTCACCTGCATCGCCTTGAAGAGCGGGATGCCCCTTGCAGCCATAAGGCCGATCAGCGCGGCCAGCACGGGGATCACCACCACGATCACCAGGCTCAGCGTGGGGTCCTTCGAGACGGCCATCACCACTCCGCCGATGGCCATCATCGGGGCGGTGATCATCATCCGCAGGATCATCGTCACGACCATCTGGACCTGCGTGATGTCGTTGGTGGTACGGGTGATGAGGGTGGCCGTGCCCAGGCGGTCGAAGTCGTGCAGCGAGAATCCCTGGACCTTCCGGAAGACCTGGCTGCGCAGGTCGCGGCCGAAGCCCACGCTGACCCGGGCCGACAGGTAGCTCCCCAGGACGGCCACCAGGGTACCGCCCAGCGCCACCAGCAGCATCATCCCGCCGACCCTGACGATGTAGCCGGTGTCGCCGTTGACGATGCCGTAGTCGACGATGTCGGCCATGAGGGTCGGCAGGTAGAGCTCGGAGACGGCCTGGAGGAACGCGAGCAGCAGGATGGCCGAGACCGGAAGCGAGTAGGGTTTCAGATAGCGCAACAGTCTGACCACACTAGTCCCTCTCTCTCTTGCGAGTTGCGCTGTGGCGCTCCAGCGTGTCCAGCAGGATCCGCAGCCCCCGCTCCACCGTGGCCAGCTCCTCGTCCGGCACACCGGCCACCACCGCGTCCCAGGCCGCGCGCACGGCCTCGCCAGTCCGGTGCAGCCGGGCGTGTGCCTCCGGCAGGATGTAGAGCCGGGCCAGCCGCTGGTCCTCGGGGTCGGACTGCTTGCGGACGTAGCCCCTCTGTACCAGGTGGTCGACGGTGCGGGAGACGTGGCTCTTCACCAGGTCGACCCGCCGGGCCAGTTCGGAGACCGTGATCCCCGGCTCCCGGGCGATCTCGCGCAGCAGGACGAAGAAGGGCGCCGGGAGGTCGGACTCCCGGAACGCCTCGTGCAGCAGGCCGTGCATGCGCCGGTTCACCTGGTGCCAGAGCTCGCTGATCTCGGTACGCAGGGCGGACACGCGCGTCACCTCGTTCCCTCGCGAACGTTCGGTACAGAACCATATCATAAACGCGCCGCTGCTTATGCGCAAGAGGAGAGCGCGGCCAACAGCAGGTCCTCCGTCCGGCAGATCGCCGAACGGAGGACTTTCGTTCGCGCTGGTATCTGAGCACTCAGCGCACGAGGCGGGTGCCGCAGTACGGGCAGTGCCGCTGGTCGAACTCGGCGCCGAGGGCGTGCCCGCAGGCCGGACACCGCCAGTCCCGCCAGACGAACACGAGGAACCCCACCAGCACCACCACGGCCGTGACCATGCCGTACCGGTCGCCGAAGATCTGGCCCACCGCCGAGGCGCCCACGAACAGCAGGAACACCGCCACCAACACCGCGTAGATGCGCCGGCGGCGCTTCCGCGCGTACGCCAGCATGATCTCCTCCTGCGTCATGCCTTCGCCTCCTCGGGCAGCCTGCCGACGGCACCAGATTCTGGGCCTGCAGACCCCCTACTATTACCTATCTACAGATATACTACAGAGTGACTAAATTCAGCTAGACGTGCCTTTAGGACCGAGATCCGAATATTCCGGCGCAGGTTTGAACTACCAATTGCTCTAAACCTAAAATGTAACCTCTGTAATACAGCTGTAATGGAGGTATCCAGCAGTCATGCGCTGGACGATTGGAAGGAAACTGGCCCTCGGTTTCACCGCAATCATGCTCTTGATGGTTGCATCGACGGTTCAGGCGTTGCGGGCCCTCGGCACGCAGAGCGAGCAGTACGCCATGCTGGCCAACGACCTGCGGGTGGCGCAGATCAAGACCGCCCAGCTGTCGACCGCCATCCACGGCCAGATCGAGTCCGTGCTGGCGTATACGCTGGGCGAGACCAGCGCCCGGCGCGAGTACCAGGACTACTACCTGCAAGCGCAGAGCGCCATCCAGTGGCTGAAGGAGAACGCCAACAGCGAGCAGGCGGCGCCTCTGACGGAGGCCCTGGTCAACGCCGGGACGGCGTTTGATCAGTACGTCGCCACGATCCTGACCATGGGCCCGACGGCCGTGGCAGAGCATCTGCCCCGTGCGCGTGAGCTGCTCGCCGTCTACATCGCGGCGGCGAACGACATCACGGAGTACGTGGACAAGGGCGTGGCGGCCGTCACGGAGGAGACGCAGCAAGTCGAGCAGATGACCCGCTGGCTGATCATCGGCCTGAACGCCGTCTCGCTGGCGCTGGCGGCCCTGATCTCGGGGCTGATGACCCGGTCCATCGGCAGGCCGCTGGCGCGCCTGGCCGCCGTGGCCGACCGCGTGGCCGACGGCGACCTCTCGGTGGAGCCGCTCACGGTGAAGTCGCGCGACGAGATCGGCATGCTCGCCAACTCGGTGAACAAGATGCTGCAGAGCCTGCGTGACCTCATCGCCCAGGTGATCGCATCCAGCCAGCAGGTGGTGGAGTGGGTCAACGACCTGAAGTCCACGACCGAGCAGATGGCCGAGTCCTCGGCCGCGGTGGCCGACGTGGTCAACCAGATCGCCCAGGGCACCAGCACCCAGTCCCGTGCGGCGGCGGAGAGCCTGCAGGAGGTGCGGGAACTGCAGCGGGCGATCGAGCAGATCGCCGGCGGGGCACAGCAGCAGGCGCGGCAGTCGGAGACGGTCGCAGAGAACGTCCGCGAAGTGCTCTCCGGCCTGAGCGACGTGTCGCAGAAGACCGCGGGCGTCAAGACCGCCGCCGAGCAGGCCCTGGCCACCGCCAGGTCCGGCAAGCAGGTCGTCGAGCAGGCCGTGGAGGCGATGCGGGGCATCCAGACCAGCGTGGGCCGTTCCGCCGATCAGGTGACGGAGCTGGGCGAACTCTCCGGCCAGATCGGGGCCATCACCGACACCATCACCGAGATCGCCGAGCAGACCAACCTGCTCGCCCTCAACGCCGCCATCGAGGCGGCCCGCGCCGGCGAACAGGGCCGGGGCTTCGCCGTTGTGGCCGAGGAGGTCAGGCGGCTGGCGGAGCGGGTGGCCTCCTCCGCCCGCGAGATCTCCGGCCTGATCGACCGGATCCGCAAGGCGACGGCCGACGCCGTCGAGAGCATGCGGCTGGTGACCGGCCAGGTGGACCACGGCGCGGCCCTGGCGGTCAACGGCGGCCGGGCCCTGGACGACATCGTGGGGATGGTGGAGCAGACCAGCGAGCACGTGGCGGCCATCGCAGCCGCAACCGCGCAGCTGGTGTCGGCCAGCCAGTCGGTGCAGACGGCCGTCAACGAGATGGCCGCGGTGACTGAGGAGAACACCGCGGCGACGGAGCAGATGGCGGACAGCGCCCAACAGGTTACCCGGGCCATCGAGACCATCGCCGCCACGACGCAGGAGACGGCGGCCTCGGGCGAGGAGGTGGCCGCCTCCGCCGAGGAGCTCAGCTCCGGCATCGACGAGATCGCCCGCTCCACGGCGGACCTCGCGCAGGTCTCCCGGGAGCTGCAGGAGAAGGTCAGCCGGTTCCGCATGTCGGCGGAGTAACGGCTGCCTCCCCCACCTCAACGGCGCGCACCCCTGCGGTGCGCGCCGTCGCGCGTTGCACGCAAGTCGATCTCCTGATGTTTCGCCGCAGGCGCAGCCTCCATAATCATCCGTCAGTACTTGGATCATCACCTGGAGGTGACGCGCCCGTGCGCAGCTTTCGTTGGACCATCGCCGGAAAACTCGCCGCAGCCTGGCCGGGATTCTCCTCCTAATGCTCGGTACAACTGCGATCAGCATCCTGGCCCTCGGTCAACAGGGTGCACTGTACCAGGGCCTGGCCAACGGCCTGCGCGTGGACCAGGTCAGGGCCGCGCAGCTGAAGGCCGCTGTTCAGGGCCAGGCCCAGAACTTCTGGGCCTTCGTGATCAAGCGGGACCCGGCTGCGCAGGAGCGGTACGAGGCCCACCGTCAGGAAGCTGAGAAGATCCTCGCCGCGCTGGCGGACCGGGCTGCGGTGCCGGAGGCGGAGAGGCTCCTGCAGGGCCTCCGGAACGTGGCGCGACGCTTCGATGAGACAAGTCCCCGGCCATGCAGATCGCCACAGCGCTCCAGCCCACCCTGGAGGAGTACGTCGCCGCGGCAGACGCCAGAGATCGCCCGCTCATCGGAGCGCGCCGCCGGCGTGGCCGGGCGGCTGGAGGGGCATATCCGCCGTTTCCGGATCTGAGCGGAGGGTGCGCTCAGGTCGCCAGCCGGCGGAAGCCCAGGTCGAGCAGGGCGGCGCTCTCGTCGCGCCGGGCCCGCTTGCTGGCGGTGCCCAGCACGATGCCGATCAGCCTTCGCCCGTCCCGCACGGCGGTGGTGATCTGGTGGTAGCCCGCCTCGTCCAGGAAGCCGGTCTTGAGCCCGTCGACGCCGGGATACCGCCCCAGCAGCAGGTTGGTCGCCCGCAGCACCCGCCCGCCGAAGACGAAGCAGGGGAGGCTGTGCAGGCGGGCCAGCGCCTCGGGCTCCTCCTGGACGTACCGCCGGGCCAGCAGGAGCAGGTCGCCTGCCGTCGTCCGGTTCGCGGCCGAGAGGCCGTGGGGGTCCACGAACCTGGTGTGGCGCATGCCGAGGCGCCGGGCCTCGGCGTTCATCTGCTCCACGAAGGCCGCGGCCGAGCCCGAGAGGCGCTCGGCCAGCGCCATGGCGGCATCGCAGGCGGAGGGCACCGCCACCCCCTTCAGCAGGTCGCCCACCGCCACGCGGTCGCCCGCCCGCAGGTCCATGCAGGAGGCGCCCCGGAAGTCCGGGTGGTGGGCCGCGGCCCGCTCGCTGACGGTCACCTCCTCCTCCCACGCCAGATCCCCCGCCCGCAGGGCGCGCAGGGCAAGGCGCAGCGTCATGAGCTTGGTGA is part of the Symbiobacterium terraclitae genome and harbors:
- a CDS encoding ABC transporter ATP-binding protein, giving the protein MVRLLRYLKPYSLPVSAILLLAFLQAVSELYLPTLMADIVDYGIVNGDTGYIVRVGGMMLLVALGGTLVAVLGSYLSARVSVGFGRDLRSQVFRKVQGFSLHDFDRLGTATLITRTTNDITQVQMVVTMILRMMITAPMMAIGGVVMAVSKDPTLSLVIVVVIPVLAALIGLMAARGIPLFKAMQVKIDRLNRVVREGLTGIRVIRAFNRTDSETVRFQEANRDLTDTAIQVNRLMGAMMPSMMLLLNLTTIAIIWFGGLRIDAGQMQVGDLMAFIQYVMQIMFSLVMVSMMFVMVPRASASAVRINEVLAVEPGVQDPPAPRPARGPQGQVEFRDVTFRYPGAERPALEGISFTARPGEVTAIIGGTGAGKTTLVNLILRFYDVQEGAVLVDGVDVREWAQADLRARIGYVPQKALLFTGTVAENIRYGKRDATPEEVAHAAEVAQASGFIAELAGGYNAEIAQGGTNVSGGQKQRLTIARALVRRPQIYLFDDNFSALDFKTDARLRAALRRETSQATVIMVAQRVSTVMDADQIIVLDEGRIAGIGTHRELLRNCDVYREIVLSQLTEEELA
- a CDS encoding MarR family winged helix-turn-helix transcriptional regulator, whose translation is MSALRTEISELWHQVNRRMHGLLHEAFRESDLPAPFFVLLREIAREPGITVSELARRVDLVKSHVSRTVDHLVQRGYVRKQSDPEDQRLARLYILPEAHARLHRTGEAVRAAWDAVVAGVPDEELATVERGLRILLDTLERHSATRKRERD
- a CDS encoding zinc ribbon domain-containing protein, with product MTQEEIMLAYARKRRRRIYAVLVAVFLLFVGASAVGQIFGDRYGMVTAVVVLVGFLVFVWRDWRCPACGHALGAEFDQRHCPYCGTRLVR
- a CDS encoding methyl-accepting chemotaxis protein, which codes for MRWTIGRKLALGFTAIMLLMVASTVQALRALGTQSEQYAMLANDLRVAQIKTAQLSTAIHGQIESVLAYTLGETSARREYQDYYLQAQSAIQWLKENANSEQAAPLTEALVNAGTAFDQYVATILTMGPTAVAEHLPRARELLAVYIAAANDITEYVDKGVAAVTEETQQVEQMTRWLIIGLNAVSLALAALISGLMTRSIGRPLARLAAVADRVADGDLSVEPLTVKSRDEIGMLANSVNKMLQSLRDLIAQVIASSQQVVEWVNDLKSTTEQMAESSAAVADVVNQIAQGTSTQSRAAAESLQEVRELQRAIEQIAGGAQQQARQSETVAENVREVLSGLSDVSQKTAGVKTAAEQALATARSGKQVVEQAVEAMRGIQTSVGRSADQVTELGELSGQIGAITDTITEIAEQTNLLALNAAIEAARAGEQGRGFAVVAEEVRRLAERVASSAREISGLIDRIRKATADAVESMRLVTGQVDHGAALAVNGGRALDDIVGMVEQTSEHVAAIAAATAQLVSASQSVQTAVNEMAAVTEENTAATEQMADSAQQVTRAIETIAATTQETAASGEEVAASAEELSSGIDEIARSTADLAQVSRELQEKVSRFRMSAE
- a CDS encoding D-alanyl-D-alanine carboxypeptidase family protein, with the translated sequence MLHGAWAGWAGAVARSLGGAHAAPRVRARAALLADCSTGEVLYAQDPHAAVAPASITKLMTLRLALRALRAGDLAWEEEVTVSERAAAHHPDFRGASCMDLRAGDRVAVGDLLKGVAVPSACDAAMALAERLSGSAAAFVEQMNAEARRLGMRHTRFVDPHGLSAANRTTAGDLLLLARRYVQEEPEALARLHSLPCFVFGGRVLRATNLLLGRYPGVDGLKTGFLDEAGYHQITTAVRDGRRLIGIVLGTASKRARRDESAALLDLGFRRLAT